A stretch of DNA from Rhodothermales bacterium:
CACCCTGCGTCACAACTCCGCTTTCGACAAACGGGTCGTGCTCGAAGAACAGGCGCCACCCGCCTTCCGCCGCACGAGCCAGAAACTGCTCCTTTTCGCTGATCGTGACCATGGGTCGGATGTCGTAGGCCATGCCCCATACCGGCGGGAGATGCGCGGAAGTCGGGATGAGGTCCGCTACGTAGACCAGGTGTTCATCCCCTGCTCCATCGATGTGCACAATCTGCTGCGCCTCGGTATGTCCGTTCACGGCCTCGACGGAGATGCCGGGAAACAGATCGACATTGCCGTCGAGCAGGTTGAGCTGCCCTTCTGCTTCCAGCGGTAGCAGGTTTTCCGGAAGGAACGACGCCTGCTCCCGGGAATTGCCGGCCTGGGCCCACTCCCAGTGTGCACGCTGCACATGATGCACGGCGCGGTCGAAAATCACGCGGGACGCCCCGTCCCTGAACGTTGTCGCCCCGCCGCAGTGGTCAAAGTGCAGGTGGGTCAGCACTACATCGGTGACGTCCGAAGGCGCAACGCCCATCGCCCGTAATCCGTCAACGAGCGACGGGCCCTGCTCCATCGCGTAGATGCCGCGGTGCTTGGCGTCAAACTTGTCTCCGATGCCCACATCGATGAGGATCAGCCGACCCTCCCCCTGCAGAAGCAGGCAGCGCGTGGACAGCGGAATGCGCCCGGCATCATCCGGCTGCGTTTTCCTGCTCCAGAGAGGTCGGGGAACGATGCCGAACATGGCGCCGCCGTCCAGGCCGAATCGGCCGGCCTCCACGGCACGCGCCTCATAGCTGGGTGCACTCATGCGTCGGGGGGAAAGTCTGGAAAATGTCCGTTTGAGGAGATCTTTCGACGCAGTGTTTCTGCCTCTTCCACGCGCGGAATGAACTCCGACATGTGCTTGATGAGGAAGGCAATGCGAGCCTCCTCATCCCCGAGTTCGAGCATCACCTGTTTCTGATCCAGCGACAGGCCCGCATTCAGAGCAATGAAGAACGAGAGCTCTGCGCGGTTCTGATATACGCTCGGGGAGGGCGTGCGGCCAGCCAGCTCGAGCAATTTGATGTGCTGGGTGATGACGCGCTCCCGGCCCGGCAGGTCCTCTGGTGGTGTGCGCTCAACGACCGGCTCGGCATCTGCCTGGAGATAGGACCGCTGCCGATTGATGTCCAGGACACGAAATCTGCCCTCGCCCGCGACCACAATATCCATGCGACCGTCTTCGTAGCGTCGAACAACCTCCCTGATGCGCGCCGTGCAACCGATTCGGGACATCTTGCCCTCCTGGAAGAGCACAATGCCGAAAGCGCTCTCGGCCTTCAGACAATCGCGCACCAGGTCCCGATACCGCTGCTCAAATATGTGCAGCGGAAGCAGCTCGTTCGGATAGAGCACCAGACCGAGCGGAAAGAGTGGAATCAGCTGGGAGGAGGTCATCGTCGGAAGAACGAATCGCAGACGCAGTTGGGTCCCCCGGGGCAGGAGCAGGTGGCTATCTTCCGGGATCCGGGTCTGCCCTCTCATAGCGCTCCTGCTCTTGCTGCTGCGGCCACCTGCCGGACAGGCTCAGTCCCATCTGTTCGGCAGTCTCGACGATCCGCTTGAGGTGCCGGCGGCAGCGTGGTGGGCACGCACATCACATGCCGAGGCGTTGTCCGGGCTTTCGCTGGTAGGTGCCCAGTGGCGTAGCGCCGCACGGCTGCGCGCCCGACTCGTTTCGCGCAGAGCTGCGGCTGAGATTGATGGTTCTTTTCGCGCCGGCATATACGGACGCTATGCGCCCGAAACGGACGAGCCATACGATGCCCTGCGCGCTTTGTCGTATGCGCGGGTGCAGACGGAAGGCGCCTATCTGAGGGCCGGCACGCCGACTCGAACCCGGATGGGATCGGGCCTGCTTGTCGACTTCTATCATGGAGGCGCCGCGTGGGACGAGCGGTCTGTGGGTCTGGAAGCCGCGCTCAGCGGGCGCCTGCTGGGGATTCGGGCGATGGCCTCTGATGCGCGCCTGGACGCGCTCGTATCCGGCCGCGCCGAGCTGTATCTGGGGCGGGTCACCCTGGGAGCGGGACTGACGGCGGATCGCCGGCTTTCGCTGGACGCGGAGAACGCGCCGACGGCGCGAGAGGCAGACCTGCGAGTGATCGCCGCGCGCTCCGGCGGGTTCACCCTGGAGCCGTTCGTCTCCGCTGCGGAGTTTCTGCGCTACGGGCGCGGGATGATGGTGGGTGCCGATCTGGGCACCCGGAATTTCATCGATCTGGCCCGATTCCACGTCCGCCTTGCGCTTCAGTACGCCGAGGACCGGTTTATCCCGGGTTACTTCGGCAGCTTCTATGAGGTGCACAACCCTCTGGCAGTGATCGCGTCGGGAGAAGGTATCGGCGAAACGGAAGGCGTGGCCCTGGCTGATGCCGCGGCTGCCACCTACCTGCTGTCGGAGCTCCGACTGATGTTCTTCGAGCGGTTCGAGCTGTGGTACGCCTTCAGGCGGCACTACGGCGCAGCGCAGCGGTCCACATTTCATCTCCGGGTGTTTCTGCGCAGTGAGCGCCTGCTCTTTGCGTACGGCGAGGACCGCGGTGGGCTGCGCAGCGTCTTTTCCCTGCTTGATGACGTCGGCCTCCAGTCCGTGATGTCCTTCCGCGTGGACTACCGTCTCACGGGCCCGCTCTGGATGCGCGTGGATGCACGGTACGGGTACACGCCGCTGTTCGAGTCCGAGGGCGTAACGCGCTACTCGGTGCAGCGGCGATTCGAGCCTTACGTGGGCCTGCGAGCCACGTTTTAGGCGATCCTAGCGAATGGCCGCGCTCATCTCCAGCATGCGCTCGATAGGAGCCAATGCACGGAGGCGCAACTCTTCATCCATGGTGATCTCCGGAGCCTCGTGCTCCAGGCAGAGGTAGAGCTTCTCGATCGTGTTGAGCCGCATGTGCGGGCACTGATTGCAGGAGCAGCCACTCTCCGGCGGTGCCGCGATAAAGGTCTTGGAAGGATTGTCCTTCCGCATCTGGTGCAGAATGCCTTCTTCGGTCGCCACGATAAAGGCCTCGTGGGCATCCTCGGTGGCAAATCGCCTGATCTGGGAGGTCGAACCCACAAAGTCGGCGTGGCGCAGCACTTCGGGCTCACATTCCGGATGGGCCAGCACGGGAGCATCGGGGTAGCGCACCTTCAGGCGCACCAGCTTCTGCTCGGAGAACGTCTGGTGCACAATGCACACGCCGTCCCAGAGCACCATGTCCCGACCGGTCTGTTTGATCAGGAAGCGCCCCAGATTGCGGTCGGGCGCGAAAATGATGCCCTGATCCTCCGGAATCTGGCGAATGATGTGCTCCGCGTTCGAGGACGTGCAGATGATGTCGCTGAGGGCCTTGGTCGCAGCCGTGCAGTTGATGTATGAGACCACAATGTGGTCGGGGTGCTGCGCCTTGAACGCCGCGAATTCGTCGGCAGGACAGGCATCGGCAAGCGAACATCCAGCATTCAGGTCCGGCAGCAGCACCTTCTTCTCCGGGCTCAGAATCTTGGCCGTCTCGGCCATGAAGTGAACCCCCGCAAAGACAATGATGTCCGCGTCCGTGCCGGCCGCCTGTCGGGACAAACCCAGCGAATCCCCGATATAGTCGGCGATGTCCTGGATGGCCGGCTCCTGGTAGTAGTGGGCCAGCAGGATGGCGTTCTTTTGGCGCTTCAGACGCTCGATCTCCTCGAACAGATCGAGGGACCGGTCTACCGGACGGTTGACGTAACCGATGGCGGGGTCCAGAACGGGTAGCTCCATGGGGGGGGGCTGAATGGTGCGTTGGCGATACTGCCGGCCGGGTGTGGCGTTCCGCGGAGTTCACGTGCAGGCTGCCCCCCCCCGGGGATCCCCGCCCTACTCGCTCCGCAGCGTGCGCACCGGATCCAGCCGCGCCGCCAGCAAGGCTTGCCCGGCCACGGTAGCCAATGCGACGATCAGCGCACCCGCGCCCGCGGCCACAAAGAACCAGGGTGACAGCGAAATCCGATATGCGAATGTGTCGAGCCACCGAGCCATGGGCAGCCAGGCGAGCGGGACGGCCAGTACCAGCCCGACGGCCAGCTGCAGGCTGTACTCTCTGGAGAGCAGTCCCACGATGCCGACCGAGCTGGCACCCAGCACTTTTCGGATTCCGATTTCGCGGGTGCGGCGGGCTGCCGAATGGGCGGCCAGCCCAAACAGGCCCAGGCATGCCACGAGTATCGCCAGCACAGCAAACACTCCAATGATGGCCCTCAGCGTGTCTTCCCTGCGATAGAGCGCCTCAATCTCTCCCTGCACAAACGAATACGAGAGATACTCTCCCGGCAACAGTTCGGTCATGGCCTGGCGCGCCGATGCGAGCAGATGCTGTCGGTCGTCGCCCGCAAATCGCAGCAACACGTTGCCCCCCTGACCCGGCCGGAGCGGAATAACAAGCGGCTCCACCTCGGCGTGCAGGGACGCAAAATTGAAGTTTCTCACCACGCCCACCACGGGGGCCTGGTAGTTACCCCAGATCAGCTCCTGCCCGACGATTTGGTTGCCCCCCAGCAGAGCTGCGGCGGATTCGTTCAACACCCAGGCGGCCGTATCCCTCGGGGCCGAGTCGCGAAAGCTCCTGCCCGCGACGAACTGCAAACCCAACGCCTCCGGGTACGCATGGTCGGCCCGCCAGGCCACTCGCATCAGGTGCGACTCATCGGAGCCACGGAGCCGCATGGGCTCGATGCTGTACCTGCTTCCCGGCGTATCAGAAGCCTGCGATACAGCCAGGATACCCGGAATCTGCTCCAGGCGGTCCCGAAATACTTCGGGGCCCTCCGTCATCGCTCTGGCCCCCGGCGTGGACAGGCCGATTCGCAGCACGTGCTCCTGATCAAAGCCAAGTTCAGCCGTTCGCAGATACGAAAGTTGACTCCAGACGACCGCTGAGCTGACAAGCAGGGTGACGCAGAGCGCGAACTGAACCGTTACCAGGGTTTTGCGCAGCGCCGTGCCGCCGACCGGTGTTGCGCCCTTACCCGCGGCCCTGGCCGGACGAAACCGGGCGAGCACCAGCGCTGGATAGGCGCCCGCCAACAACCCTACCAGCAGCGAGACACCCGCCAGGGTCAGAATGACCGGGGCTGCGAGCAGCGACTCAATGGGTACGGAGATGCCGGAGACCTGCTGAAACAGCGGCAGGACCGCCAGCGACAGTAGCACGGAGACCAGGAACGCGGCCAGCGCGAACAAGGCGCTTTCGATCAGAAACTGCCGCACCAGTTGCACCCTTCCGGCTCCGAAAGTTTTTCGTACGCCGATCTCCATGCGACGCAGGGCGGCCTTTGCCGTGGCAAGGTTTACAAAATTGAAGGCAGCGATCAAAAGCACCAGAACCGCCACCAGACTGAAGGTGCGCACGTAGCGCATGTCGCTCCCTGCCAGGTACTCCTTCTCAAGCCCCCGGGCCAGGTGGATATCCGGCACCGGCTGCAGGACCAGGCTGGCCGACTCGGAGGGTCGGCCCTCTCCCACGCCTTCGAAAAACCGATCGATGAAGGCCGGCAGGGCGGCTTCAAGCACGGGCAGATCCCCCGCCTCCTGCAGCCGGACATAGGTCAGAAACGCGGACCAGGTGCGCGCAGAGGCCAGCCACTCCTCGTTCCCCCGGTAGAACGTGGACATGGCCATCACCAACTCGACCGGCATGTGCGTGGTGGGCCGGGAATCCTCGATGACGGCGGAGATGCGAGCCGGCGGAAACCCTGCGAGGGGTAGATCCTCCCCAACCACATCCGTTCGGCCGAAGGCGGCCATCGCCACGCTCCGACTGATGACGGCTTCGCCGAACTCATCCAGGGCAGTGCTCGGGTCTCCGGCAACGAACTGGTGGGAGAACATCTCGAAGTAGTCCGCATCCGCGAAGCCCGCCAGGCGCACCTCAACCTGGCTGCCCGGCGGGCCGACAACGGCTGGCGATTCCGTCGGAAAGAACCGGACCATGGTTTCAATCTGGGGAAACTCGGCCTGCAGGGCCTCCCCCACAGGCGGGCCGATGGGTGCCCAGTGCCGGTCATTGCTTTCAAAACGAGCGGTGACGCGGTACATGGCGTCGGCACGCTCGTGATGTCGGTCATAAGCCAGTTCGTGGCGCACGTAAAGGCCGATGAACTGGGCGCAGACCAACCCGACGGCCAGGCCGCCCGCGTTCAGGAAGGCAAATCCGGCGCGCTTGCGCATTAGCCTGCCTGCAAACACAAACTCATAGCGCATCAGGGCTGCCTGGGCCGACACCCGCTGGCTCAGGGAACGGCGGCTGCGCCGCCAGAAGCGGGGCCTCATGCAGATGGAGAGCACGTCCCGTACATAGGCGCGCGTCGCCGCGGAACGCCCGGTCCGGTCAAGGCGAATGGCAAACAACTCTTCCAGTTCGTCCGCCATTTCGGCGGCGCGGTCACCGGCAACAATGGCCTCGAGCAGCCACCGGGCCCAGCCGGGAGGTCTCTCAGAGCGTTTCATAGGCTGTACCCAAGTCTGCCTGCCATCTCGGGCGTTAGCCGCGCCACGAGCCCTTCCCTGCTCGCCCGTGTTGTCGACAGCGCCGCCAGCCCCGTTCCGGTGGGCTCGTAAAACCGGCGAGCCTTGCCGCCGGGCCGGCCGAGAGACGGCCCCATGCGGCTTCTGAGCAGCCCCTTCTTCTCAAGGCGATCCAGCGTGGCATAGACCGATCCCATGGATGCCTCCCGTTTGCCGCGCTCCGTGATTTCCTGCTGGATGGGGACTGCATATGCCCCGTCACGCAGGCCGCACACCGCCAGCAGTACCAGTTCCTCAAACGCACCCAGGGTCATGGCAGACTATATTTTCGTGTTTGTAAGGAATACAGAGACAAGACGTGCTGGTAACACAAAGGTTACACCGGCACGCTAGCTTGAGTCATCCAACTGTCCCCCGTCCCGTTTTGAGCAAACCATCTGTCCTGTTTGTCTGCACACACAATTCTGCCAGGTCCCAAATGGCAGAAGGCCTCCTGCGCGCACGACACGGCGAGCGTTATGAGGCCTTGAGCGCCGGCACCGAGGCCACGCGGGTCAAGCCCGAAGCCGCCCAGGCCCTCGAGGAATTGGGGATCGATGCGTCCGGCCATTACTCCAAGACCGTCGATGACCTCGGCGATGCCGTGCCGGACTATGTCGTGACGGTGTGCGACGCGGCCAAAGAGGCGTGCCCCTACGTACCGGCGCGCAGTGGCCGCGTGCACCGGGCGTTCGCTGACCCGTCTGATGTCACAGAAAGCCGGGAGGAACGCATGCAGGCCTTCAGGGACTCGTGCGCCGAAATCCAGGACTGGATCGACGCAACGTTCGGCTCAGTCCCTCCC
This window harbors:
- a CDS encoding MBL fold metallo-hydrolase, translated to MSAPSYEARAVEAGRFGLDGGAMFGIVPRPLWSRKTQPDDAGRIPLSTRCLLLQGEGRLILIDVGIGDKFDAKHRGIYAMEQGPSLVDGLRAMGVAPSDVTDVVLTHLHFDHCGGATTFRDGASRVIFDRAVHHVQRAHWEWAQAGNSREQASFLPENLLPLEAEGQLNLLDGNVDLFPGISVEAVNGHTEAQQIVHIDGAGDEHLVYVADLIPTSAHLPPVWGMAYDIRPMVTISEKEQFLARAAEGGWRLFFEHDPFVESGVVTQGGRKPQLDDLVEAG
- a CDS encoding LON peptidase substrate-binding domain-containing protein, with protein sequence MTSSQLIPLFPLGLVLYPNELLPLHIFEQRYRDLVRDCLKAESAFGIVLFQEGKMSRIGCTARIREVVRRYEDGRMDIVVAGEGRFRVLDINRQRSYLQADAEPVVERTPPEDLPGRERVITQHIKLLELAGRTPSPSVYQNRAELSFFIALNAGLSLDQKQVMLELGDEEARIAFLIKHMSEFIPRVEEAETLRRKISSNGHFPDFPPDA
- the nadA gene encoding quinolinate synthase NadA; translation: MELPVLDPAIGYVNRPVDRSLDLFEEIERLKRQKNAILLAHYYQEPAIQDIADYIGDSLGLSRQAAGTDADIIVFAGVHFMAETAKILSPEKKVLLPDLNAGCSLADACPADEFAAFKAQHPDHIVVSYINCTAATKALSDIICTSSNAEHIIRQIPEDQGIIFAPDRNLGRFLIKQTGRDMVLWDGVCIVHQTFSEQKLVRLKVRYPDAPVLAHPECEPEVLRHADFVGSTSQIRRFATEDAHEAFIVATEEGILHQMRKDNPSKTFIAAPPESGCSCNQCPHMRLNTIEKLYLCLEHEAPEITMDEELRLRALAPIERMLEMSAAIR
- a CDS encoding ABC transporter permease, with the protein product MKRSERPPGWARWLLEAIVAGDRAAEMADELEELFAIRLDRTGRSAATRAYVRDVLSICMRPRFWRRSRRSLSQRVSAQAALMRYEFVFAGRLMRKRAGFAFLNAGGLAVGLVCAQFIGLYVRHELAYDRHHERADAMYRVTARFESNDRHWAPIGPPVGEALQAEFPQIETMVRFFPTESPAVVGPPGSQVEVRLAGFADADYFEMFSHQFVAGDPSTALDEFGEAVISRSVAMAAFGRTDVVGEDLPLAGFPPARISAVIEDSRPTTHMPVELVMAMSTFYRGNEEWLASARTWSAFLTYVRLQEAGDLPVLEAALPAFIDRFFEGVGEGRPSESASLVLQPVPDIHLARGLEKEYLAGSDMRYVRTFSLVAVLVLLIAAFNFVNLATAKAALRRMEIGVRKTFGAGRVQLVRQFLIESALFALAAFLVSVLLSLAVLPLFQQVSGISVPIESLLAAPVILTLAGVSLLVGLLAGAYPALVLARFRPARAAGKGATPVGGTALRKTLVTVQFALCVTLLVSSAVVWSQLSYLRTAELGFDQEHVLRIGLSTPGARAMTEGPEVFRDRLEQIPGILAVSQASDTPGSRYSIEPMRLRGSDESHLMRVAWRADHAYPEALGLQFVAGRSFRDSAPRDTAAWVLNESAAALLGGNQIVGQELIWGNYQAPVVGVVRNFNFASLHAEVEPLVIPLRPGQGGNVLLRFAGDDRQHLLASARQAMTELLPGEYLSYSFVQGEIEALYRREDTLRAIIGVFAVLAILVACLGLFGLAAHSAARRTREIGIRKVLGASSVGIVGLLSREYSLQLAVGLVLAVPLAWLPMARWLDTFAYRISLSPWFFVAAGAGALIVALATVAGQALLAARLDPVRTLRSE
- a CDS encoding helix-turn-helix transcriptional regulator, with the protein product MTLGAFEELVLLAVCGLRDGAYAVPIQQEITERGKREASMGSVYATLDRLEKKGLLRSRMGPSLGRPGGKARRFYEPTGTGLAALSTTRASREGLVARLTPEMAGRLGYSL
- a CDS encoding arsenate reductase ArsC, yielding MAEGLLRARHGERYEALSAGTEATRVKPEAAQALEELGIDASGHYSKTVDDLGDAVPDYVVTVCDAAKEACPYVPARSGRVHRAFADPSDVTESREERMQAFRDSCAEIQDWIDATFGSVPPRF